The following are encoded in a window of Arachis duranensis cultivar V14167 unplaced genomic scaffold, aradu.V14167.gnm2.J7QH unplaced_Scaffold_165934, whole genome shotgun sequence genomic DNA:
- the LOC107478211 gene encoding uncharacterized mitochondrial protein AtMg00810-like yields the protein MADEFLADNLVIYIEKEIAATFSTDSIIDYFKSRKKCRVQLSIFAAGSSKVIIRKTLYGLKQVSHEWFEKFSITFIIGSDVDGIFDFKASIHHTFEMKDLGSLSYFLGLEVISSYDDIYLSQVKYVSDLLTRVRITDSRTKSIPLELNIQFTPMDGTVLDNHTLYRQLVGDLIYLTVTRPDIAYPVHVLSQLLSTHRTTHYAIVFCIFCYIKSSLFQGLYFSAHSFLILQAYSDTD from the exons ATGGCAGACGAATTTCTTGCAGATAATTTAGTCATTTACATTGAGAAAGAAATTGCAGCTACTTTCAGTACAGATTCAATAATAGATTACTTTAAATCAAGGAAAAAATGTCGAGTTCAATTGTCTAT CTTCGCCGCTGGTTCTAGCAAAGTCATCATTCGTAAGACACTTTATGGTCTTAAGCAAGTCTCTCATGAATGGTTTGAAAAGTTCAGTATCACT tTCATTATTGGAAGTGATGTTGATGGTATCTTTGATTTTAAAGCATCCATTCACCACacttttgagatgaaagatcttggttctCTAAGTTATTTTCTTGGCCTTGAAGTTATATCCTCATATGATGACATCTATCTCTCTCAAGTTAAGTATGTTTCTGATCTTCTTACTCGAGTCAGAATTACAGATAGTCGCACTAAGTCTATCCCTCTTGAACTTAATATTCAGTTTACTCCTATGGATGGCACTGTTTTAGATAACCATACTCTTTATCGACAATTAGTTGGAGATCTCATCTACTTGACCGTCACACGACCAGATATCGCCTATCCAGTTCATGTTCTTAGCCAGCTCTTGTCAACTCATCGTACTACTCACTATGCTATagttttttgcattttttgctACATCAAAAGTTCTCTGTTTCAGGgtctttatttttctgcccaTTCATTCTTAATCCTTCAGGCGTACTCAGATACTGATTGA
- the LOC107478202 gene encoding uncharacterized protein LOC107478202, whose amino-acid sequence MASQSSRASRFRSNAKELLCGHGERPILRTSSTKDNLGRRFWGCVYYEVQNGCDFVRWADPKPRGVQQEVEFARNRRKITKLKARLKEVETKLWVVAALCIAGWVGFLFLFLQNHYNLKHANGMHLGYR is encoded by the exons ATGGCTTCCCAGAGCTCAAGAGCCTCACGTTTTCGTTCAAATGCAAAAGAGTTGCTCTGTGGCCATGGTGAGAGGCCGATTTTGCGAACTTCATCGACGAAGGATAACCTGGGACGAAGATTTTGGGGTTGTGTATACTATGAG GTTCAGAATGGCTGTGATTTCGTCAGATGGGCAGATCCGAAACCTAGAGGTGTTCAGCAAGAGGTTGAATTTGCAAGAAATAGGAGGAAGATAACGAAATTAAAGGCAAGATTGAAGGAGGTGGAGACGAAGCTTTGGGTTGTGGCTGCTCTATGTATTGCTGGGTGGGTGGggtttttgttcttatttctgcAAAATCATTACAACTTAAAGCACGCGAATGGAATGCACCTAGGTTATAGATGA
- the LOC107476583 gene encoding uncharacterized protein LOC107476583: MGDSVKQLLARPIQLADQVTKAADEASASFKNDCQELKSKAEKLAALLRQAARVSGDLYDRPTRRIIADTDIVLDKALSLVLKCRNNGLVKRVFTIIPTAAFRKMSSQLENSIGDVSWLLRVSAPADDRADEYLGLPPIAANEPILGLIWEYIATLHTSSVDERADAAAQLVSLARDNDRYGKLIIEEGGVGPLLKLVKEGKMEGQENAARAIGLLARDPESVEHMIHSGVCSVFAKILKEGPMKVQAVVAWAVSELAGNYPKCQDLFAQHNIIRLLVGHLAFETVQEHSKYAIVSNKPNSIHAVVMANNTNNVNGNGNGLKKINGNEDEDKSRVQHPLGDRSTNQMHRVVTSTMAMHAASKQQQQQQQQQPSQQQVNQGNDVNQNHGKQSHQQSYSYSGINMKGRELEDPETKAYMKAMAARALWHLAKENSAICRSITESRALLCFAVLLERGREDVQYNSAMAVMEITAVAEKDAELRRSAFKPNSPACKAVVDQVLKIIDKGDSDLLIPCVKAIGNLARTFRATETRIIGPLVRLLDEREAEISREASISLTKFAGKDNYLHVDHSKAIISAGGAKHLVQLVYLGEQIVQKSALVLLSYIALHVPDSEELAQAEVLGVLEWASKQPNVTQDEALEALLQESKSRLELYQSRGSRGFHKLHQ, from the coding sequence ATGGGAGATTCAGTGAAGCAGTTACTGGCAAGGCCGATCCAGCTGGCAGACCAAGTAACCAAGGCGGCCGATGAGGCCAGCGCATCTTTCAAGAACGATTGTCAGGAGCTCAAATCCAAGGCTGAGAAGCTCGCCGCCCTCCTCCGCCAGGCCGCAAGAGTAAGCGGCGACCTCTACGACAGACCCACGCGCCGCATCATCGCCGATACCGATATAGTTCTCGACAAGGCACTCTCGTTAGTCCTCAAGTGCCGCAACAACGGCCTCGTAAAGCGCGTCTTCACCATCATCCCCACCGCCGCGTTTCGCAAGATGTCGTCACAGCTTGAGAATTCCATCGGGGATGTGTCGTGGCTTCTCCGCGTCTCCGCCCCCGCCGACGACCGCGCGGACGAGTATCTCGGCCTTCCTCCAATCGCCGCCAACGAGCCAATACTCGGCCTAATCTGGGAATACATCGCGACGCTTCACACGAGCTCCGTGGATGAACGCGCCGATGCTGCGGCGCAGCTTGTTTCTTTGGCACGTGATAATGACCGTTACGGGAAGCTCATAATTGAAGAAGGTGGCGTTGGTCCGTTACTGAAGCTTGTGAAAGAAGGGAAGATGGAAGGTCAGGAAAACGCTGCAAGAGCGATTGGGTTGTTGGCGCGTGATCCCGAGAGCGTGGAGCATATGATCCATTCTGGTGTTTGTTCTGTTTTTGCTAAGATCCTTAAAGAAGGACCTATGAAGGTTCAAGCAGTGGtagcttgggctgtttctgagcTTGCAGGTAACTACCCTAAATGCCAAGATCTTTTTGCTCAGCATAATATCATAAGATTGTTAGTTGGTCATCTTGCTTTTGAGACTGTTCAGGAGCATAGTAAGTATGCTATTGTTAGTAATAAGCCAAATTCGATTCACGCTGTTGTGATGGCGAATAATACCAATAATGTTAATGGGAATGGGAATGGTTTGAAGAAGATTAATGGGAATGAAGATGAGGATAAGAGTAGAGTGCAGCATCCTTTGGGTGATCGTTCTACAAACCAGATGCATAGAGTGGTTACTAGTACTATGGCTATGCATGCTGCTTccaagcagcagcagcagcagcagcaacagcaGCCGTCCCAGCAGCAAGTGAATCAAGGGAATGATGTGAATCAGAATCATGGGAAGCAGAGTCATCAGCAAAGCTATTCGTATTCAGGCATTAACATGAAGGGGAGGGAGCTTGAGGATCCTGAGACTAAGGCTTATATGAAGGCCATGGCTGCCAGAGCCTTATGGCACTTGGCCAAGGAAAACTCGGCTATTTGTCGTAGCATCACGGAATCAAGGGCATTGCTTTGTTTTGCTGTTTTGCTCGAGAGAGGGCGCGAAGATGTGCAGTACAATTCTGCCATGGCCGTGATGGAGATAACGGCTGTGGCAGAGAAAGATGCAGAGTTAAGGAGGTCTGCCTTCAAGCCTAACTCCCCTGCTTGCAAGGCAGTTGTTGATCAAGTGCTCAAGATCATAGACAAAGGCGATTCGGACCTCCTCATTCCTTGTGTCAAGGCTATTGGGAATCTGGCAAGGACATTCAGGGCGACGGAGACAAGGATAATTGGTCCCTTGGTGCGGCTTCTGGACGAAAGGGAGGCTGAGATATCAAGAGAGGCATCAATTTCGCTCACAAAGTTCGCTGGCAAAGACAACTACCTCCATGTTGATCACTCTAAGGCAATTATAAGCGCTGGTGGCGCTAAACACTTGGTTCAGCTTGTGTATCTAGGAGAACAAATTGTTCAAAAATCAGCACTGGTATTGCTATCTTACATTGCATTGCATGTGCCAGATAGCGAAGAGCTAGCCCAAGCCGAGGTTCTTGGAGTGCTTGAATGGGCATCCAAACAACCTAATGTGACTCAAGATGAGGCGCTGGAAGCCTTGTTGCAAGAATCCAAGAGTAGGCTAGAGCTTTACCAGTCTAGAGGTTCTAGAGGGTTCCATAAACTACATCAATAG
- the LOC127743949 gene encoding ferredoxin--NADP reductase, leaf isozyme, chloroplastic-like: MAAAVTASVSFPSTKSASLSSRTSIVAPERVVFKKASLQWRDVSVSIRAQVTTTETETTQTPTKVEKEHKKQEEGVVVNKFKPKNPYIGRCLLNTKITGDDAPGETWHMVFSTEGEVPYREGQSIGVIPEGVDKNGKPHKLRLYSIASSALGDFGDSKTVSLCVKRLVYTNENGEIVKGVCSNFLCDLKPGAEVTITGPVGKEMLMPKDPNATIVMLATGTGIAPFRSFLWKMFFEKHDDYKFNGLAWLFLGVPTSSSLLYKEEFEKMKEKAPENFRLDFAVSREQTNEKGEKMYIQTRMAEYAEELWELLKKDNTFVYMCGLKGMEKGIDDIMVSLAARDGIDWIEYKRQLKKAEQWNVEVY; the protein is encoded by the exons ATGGCTGCCGCCGTTACGGCCTCAGTCTCCTTCCCATCTACCAAGTCTGCCTCTCTCTCGAGCCGCACCTCCATCGTCGCCCCGGAGAGAGTCGTATTCAAAAAG GCTTCATTGCAATGGAGAGATGTTTCGGTTTCAATAAGAGCTCAAGTTACAACCACGGAGACAGAGACGACACAGACACCAAcaaaggtggagaaggagcACAAGAAGCAGGAAGAAGGTGTGGTTGTGAACAAGTTCAAGCCTAAGAACCCATACATTGGAAGGTGCTTGCTCAACACTAAGATCACTGGTGATGATGCTCCTGGTGAAACTTGGCACATGGTCTTCAGCACTGAGG GAGAGGTTCCATACAGAGAAGGGCAATCAATTGGGGTAATTCCTGAGGGAGTTGACAAGAATGGGAAGCCTCATAAACTCAGATTGTATTCCATTGCCAGCAGTGCCCTTGGTGACTTTGGAGACTCCAAAACT GTTTCACTATGTGTGAAGAGGCTTGTTTACACAAATGAAAATGGAGAGATTGTCAAAGGAGTTTGCTCAAATTTCTTGT GTGATTTGAAGCCTGGAGCTGAAGTAACAATTACAGGACCTGTTGGGAAAGAAATGCTTATGCCAAAAGATCCTAATGCCACCATCGTAATG TTGGCAACTGGAACTGGAATTGCCCCATTCCGCTCATTTTTGTGGAAAATGTTCTTCGAAAAGCACGACGATTACAAG TTCAATGGTTTGGCATGGCTCTTCTTGGGTGTTCCCACAAGCAGCTCACTGCTTTACAAGGAG GAATTTGAGAAGATGAAGGAGAAAGCACCTGAGAACTTCAGGCTTGACTTTGCTGTGAGCAGAGAGCAAACAAatgagaaaggagagaagaTGTACATCCAAACCAGAATGGCTGAGTATGCAGAAGAGCTTTGGGAGTTGCTCAAGAAAGATAACACTTTTGTTTACATGTGTGGACTTAAAGGAATGGAGAAAGGAATTGATGACATTATGGTCTCTTTGGCTGCTAGAGAtg GAATTGACTGGATTGAGTACAAGAGACAATTGAAGAAAGCAGAGCAATGGAATGTGGAAGTGTACTAA